In one Flavobacteriales bacterium genomic region, the following are encoded:
- a CDS encoding efflux RND transporter periplasmic adaptor subunit, translating to MRRSLLMLPLVALIAACGGGNADADARLSAKRAQRDSLKAERDKLNKAIAEIDGWLAVNDPSLKRTLPTVTTYALQARPFAHWTEAHGSVRADQNALVYTTAGGEVRRILVQQGQSVAKGQLIVDIDTDALRESIRQAEAQVELARKVYEKQAGLWQQKIGSEVQYLQAKANKDAGEAQLLSLKEQLRGAEVRAPFAGVVDEIFPNLGDMANPMQPVARVVALGKASIEVDLAEDLLTKVKAGDPVEVLIPETREKLTAAIDQCGQYINPNNRTFKVTLRFSDNAKLRPNQLVNVRIRDLDEPAALVVPSRLVMENSAGQPYVFVLEEKDGQARTRKQFVKVLSTQGGELLLQREENGLKGGELLIDQGARLVVDQQEVQVMKGA from the coding sequence ATGCGTCGTTCACTCCTCATGCTCCCGCTCGTGGCGCTCATCGCTGCCTGTGGCGGCGGCAACGCCGATGCTGATGCGCGGCTCTCGGCGAAGCGGGCCCAACGAGATTCGCTGAAGGCCGAGCGCGACAAGCTCAACAAGGCCATCGCGGAGATCGATGGCTGGCTGGCGGTCAATGACCCCAGTTTGAAGCGCACCCTCCCCACCGTGACGACCTACGCGCTGCAGGCACGGCCCTTCGCGCACTGGACCGAGGCGCATGGCAGCGTGCGGGCCGATCAGAACGCCTTGGTGTACACCACCGCGGGCGGCGAGGTGCGCCGCATCCTGGTGCAGCAGGGCCAGAGCGTGGCCAAGGGCCAGCTCATCGTGGACATCGACACCGATGCGCTGCGTGAGAGCATCCGCCAGGCCGAGGCGCAGGTGGAGCTTGCGCGCAAGGTGTACGAGAAGCAGGCCGGCCTGTGGCAGCAGAAGATCGGCAGCGAGGTGCAATACCTGCAGGCCAAGGCGAACAAGGATGCGGGCGAGGCGCAGCTCCTCTCCCTGAAGGAGCAGCTGCGCGGCGCCGAGGTGCGCGCCCCCTTCGCCGGCGTGGTGGACGAGATCTTCCCGAACCTGGGCGATATGGCCAACCCCATGCAGCCCGTGGCGCGCGTGGTGGCGCTGGGCAAGGCGAGCATCGAGGTGGACCTCGCCGAGGACCTGCTCACCAAGGTGAAGGCCGGCGATCCGGTGGAGGTGCTGATCCCCGAGACGCGCGAGAAGCTCACGGCCGCCATCGATCAGTGCGGACAGTACATCAACCCCAACAACCGCACCTTCAAGGTCACCCTGCGCTTCAGCGACAATGCCAAGCTGCGCCCCAACCAGCTGGTGAACGTGCGCATCCGCGACCTGGATGAGCCCGCGGCGCTGGTGGTGCCCAGCCGCCTGGTGATGGAGAACAGTGCGGGACAGCCTTACGTGTTCGTGCTCGAGGAGAAGGATGGCCAGGCCCGCACGCGCAAGCAGTTCGTGAAGGTCCTGAGCACACAGGGCGGCGAGCTGCTGCTGCAGCGCGAGGAGAACGGCCTCAAAGGCGGTGAGCTGCTCATCGATCAGGGCGCGCGCCTGGTGGTGGACCAGCAGGAGGTGCAGGTGATGAAGGGCGCATGA
- a CDS encoding TolC family protein — protein sequence MRTPLTTIVIAAGLAASAQGPVRLSLQQAQDMAAKQAYAVQASELEAEKARHKVKEITAIGLPQINGEAQLQNFIDVPTQLIPNFFAPGQGPDYIAAQFGLPWNASAGVTLSQLIFDGSYLVGLQATKALAQQSREDLEKARADARNQAAKAYFGVLAAEEGARLAGEGIPLIEQSLREAQAMLDAGFMESTDVDRLTIQLDQTKAQQRSFQQQAQVARMLLALTLGVPQGTPIELSDDLRTIVNDPGESALSEQDFNAGQHIELQGAETTIRLQTLNMRNERAKALPSLAGFLNHQQVWNGPDFDPGGAYPFYPTTLWGMKLTVPIFSSGNRHHKVKQAQVALKQVEVNRTATEQRLLAEVERTRSQARTAFDNYRAEERSLLLSQSILDRTSIKFTNGAASSFELTQERANNLIAQQQYVQRLVELLTARADLRKALDLY from the coding sequence ATGAGAACGCCATTGACCACGATCGTGATCGCAGCCGGCCTCGCCGCCAGCGCCCAGGGCCCCGTGCGGCTGAGCCTGCAGCAGGCGCAGGACATGGCCGCGAAGCAGGCCTATGCCGTGCAGGCAAGCGAGCTGGAGGCCGAGAAGGCCCGCCACAAGGTGAAGGAGATCACCGCCATCGGCCTGCCGCAGATCAACGGCGAGGCGCAGCTGCAGAACTTCATCGATGTGCCCACGCAGCTCATCCCGAATTTCTTCGCACCGGGCCAGGGCCCCGATTACATCGCGGCGCAGTTCGGCCTGCCCTGGAATGCCAGCGCGGGCGTCACCCTCTCGCAGCTCATATTCGATGGCAGCTACCTCGTGGGCCTGCAGGCCACCAAGGCGCTGGCGCAGCAGAGCCGCGAGGACCTGGAGAAGGCCCGCGCCGATGCGCGCAACCAGGCGGCCAAGGCCTATTTCGGGGTGCTCGCCGCCGAGGAGGGCGCGCGCCTGGCCGGCGAAGGGATCCCCCTGATCGAGCAGAGCCTGCGCGAGGCACAGGCCATGCTCGACGCCGGCTTCATGGAGAGCACCGATGTGGACCGCCTCACCATCCAGCTGGATCAGACCAAGGCGCAGCAGCGCAGCTTCCAGCAGCAGGCCCAGGTGGCGCGTATGCTCCTGGCCCTCACCCTCGGGGTTCCGCAGGGCACGCCCATCGAGCTCTCCGACGACCTGCGCACCATCGTGAACGACCCGGGTGAATCCGCATTGAGCGAACAGGACTTCAATGCCGGCCAGCACATCGAACTGCAGGGCGCTGAGACGACCATACGCCTGCAGACGCTCAATATGCGCAACGAGCGCGCGAAGGCGCTGCCCAGCCTTGCCGGTTTCCTCAACCACCAGCAGGTGTGGAACGGCCCCGATTTCGACCCCGGAGGCGCCTATCCGTTCTATCCTACCACGCTCTGGGGCATGAAGCTGACCGTACCCATCTTCAGCAGCGGCAACCGCCACCACAAGGTGAAGCAGGCCCAGGTGGCGCTGAAGCAGGTGGAGGTGAACCGCACGGCCACCGAGCAGCGCCTGCTGGCCGAGGTGGAGCGCACCCGCAGCCAGGCCCGCACCGCCTTCGACAACTACCGCGCGGAGGAGCGCAGCCTGCTGCTCTCGCAGAGCATCCTGGACCGCACCAGCATCAAGTTCACCAATGGCGCGGCCAGCAGCTTCGAGCTCACGCAGGAGCGCGCCAACAACCTCATCGCCCAGCAGCAGTATGTGCAGCGCCTGGTGGAGCTGCTCACCGCGCGCGCCGACCTGCGCAAGGCCCTCGACCTCTACTGA